The Saccharopolyspora gregorii genomic interval GCGCTGCCTGCCGCTGAGCAGCAGGCCCAGCAGCGGCATCGCGACCAGGTACAGCCCGATCACGATGAGATCGATCGACCTCATTCGGCCTCCAGTGTCGTGGGGTGGGTGATGCGCAGGCTCCGCACCGGTCCGGCCGCGGGTTCGGGCAGGCGCAGCGGTCCGGTTCCGGGGGTGAGCGAGCCGAGCAGCCGGGGGCCGTCGGCGCCGGTCGTGCCGGGCACGTTGCCGGGCAGCCCGTTCCAGGTCAGCCAGCCCAGCAGCGCCGCGAGGTAACCCTCCTTGCCCGCGGCGGGCAACCCGAGGTCGTCGCTGACGTGCAGGTCCACCCCGGTGCCGAGCCTGCGCCGTAGCGCGGCCAGCAGCGCCGGGTTGCGCACCCCGCCGCCGGAGGCGACGACTTCGCGCGCGCGGTGGCGGTGGCAGGCGTCGGCGACGGTGGCGGCGGTGAGCTCGGTGAGCGTGGCGAGCAGGTCGGGCCCGCCCGGTTCGGTGCCGTCGAGGTCGGCGCCGTCGAGGTCGGTGCCGTGCAGGACCTCGTCGAGGTAGGCGGCGTTGAAGTGCTCCTTGCCGGTCGACTTCGGCGGCTCCGCCCGGTAGTAGCCGTCGGCGAGCAGCCGTTCGAGGAGCTCCGGCCGCACCCGCCCCGCGGCGGCGAGCCGTCCGTCGACGTCGCTGCCGGCCGCACCGCCGGTGACGCGGGCCGCCGCGGCGTCGAGCAGCGCGTTGCCGGGCCCGGTGTCGTAGGCGAGCGGTTCGGGGCCGCCGACGACGGTGATGTTGGCGATGCCGCCGATGTTGAGCGCGATGACCGGCCCCGGCCGGTCGGCGAGCCACAGCGCGTCGAGCACCCCGGCGAGCGGCGCGCCGTGCCCGCCCGCGGCGACGTCGCGGGCGCGCAGGTCGGCGATCACCGGCAACCCGGTGGCTTCGGCGATCCACGCGGCCCGGCCGAGCTGGGTGGTGCCGCGGGCCCGCCCGTCCTCCACCCAGTGGTAGAGCGTCTGGCCGAGCGAGGAGATCAGGTCGGCGCCGCCGAACTCGGCGAGGCCGTGCCGGGCGGCGGCGGCGAAGGCGCGGCCGACCTCGGTGTC includes:
- a CDS encoding anhydro-N-acetylmuramic acid kinase; this encodes MSSWRVLGLLSGTSMDGIDVAAAELSTAGDGVVELRPLGFAEVPYPPALRERLQAALPPAAVDAREFCVLDTEVGRAFAAAARHGLAEFGGADLISSLGQTLYHWVEDGRARGTTQLGRAAWIAEATGLPVIADLRARDVAAGGHGAPLAGVLDALWLADRPGPVIALNIGGIANITVVGGPEPLAYDTGPGNALLDAAAARVTGGAAGSDVDGRLAAAGRVRPELLERLLADGYYRAEPPKSTGKEHFNAAYLDEVLHGTDLDGADLDGTEPGGPDLLATLTELTAATVADACHRHRAREVVASGGGVRNPALLAALRRRLGTGVDLHVSDDLGLPAAGKEGYLAALLGWLTWNGLPGNVPGTTGADGPRLLGSLTPGTGPLRLPEPAAGPVRSLRITHPTTLEAE